From a region of the Teredinibacter turnerae genome:
- a CDS encoding EAL domain-containing protein, translated as MQIADPLFYISGGFIAFAGLMAFLLARVGFSPRLFSYFALLCAAIASFQFATAAYLAANSFSSAVAALHWQTASLALVIPLGVGFVSLYTGFGHHRKALSLGAAVGVIFLVLDYLSSASIRFVGSVHFETFVTPWGESLHRIQGSMGWQGFSLYMVGVVFFVFCVQRGWALWHNHDPRALFFNSYVVIQFGSVAYGVVVDFDLADSFKIIGFGFLVLVLLVTTSMMVEIRSLLAELGTSKKQLNLERSASEVLKVNQQRLSQVVALSPHSIQLVDTNGKLLQQNRTAGQLWGHTLQLGDNLFTLAPWRALRLVELVASVINRGEMLERVLEVDAESFRECDHNRWIRFKIFPVVGRLGRRDSVTLIAEDITREQSVENTLKTLAAGAAGNGDFFELICAQVQQMFHAKCVFLAQYNPDDDGGSFETLAANLGGNPMEDFSLAAHTGLLEEVFQGYTAKINGGLSARYPADAFIQTYELESFMGIPLYDDLAQVIGCMAILNDRSMESRTDIQPILALIADRIAAEMQRLDAESRVRRMAYEDYVTRLPNRASLHEHLAKVVRDCAANDWGATAFFLDLDHFKTINEALGHDVGDEVLRLVGLRLRDHFADSCFVARAGGDEFVLVQTSQSSDISALSIDVQANKVINLLSKPIMLGERTISIGTSVGVIMIPKHGNTILDIMRRGDSALFKAKQAGRNCYAVYDPRMQKSIEERMQVEKGLRIALEQNQFGIFYQPKVDARGKVVGAEGLVRWSHPEHGFISPSVFIPVAEETGLIHLIGEWIMEAIAGDLVRWQDMKIEPFGDIAINISAWQFGRADFIEKTLAGIRLNNIRVEQLSIEVTETAILGDMGTTRVKLNQLRNAGISVMLDDFGTGYSSLAYLKDLPLDGFKIDRTFVEGLGDAQAEPLVRSMLSIGKHMRLKVVAEGVESKEQFDKLKAMGCNLFQGYLFAKPMPVDEFLMWVKNNLEEHRYE; from the coding sequence ATGCAAATAGCCGATCCGCTTTTTTACATTTCCGGAGGTTTTATCGCCTTCGCCGGCTTGATGGCGTTTTTACTCGCGAGAGTCGGGTTCTCTCCCCGCCTGTTCAGCTACTTCGCTCTTCTTTGTGCCGCCATCGCCAGTTTTCAGTTCGCTACCGCCGCGTATCTGGCGGCGAACAGCTTCTCTTCTGCAGTTGCTGCCCTGCACTGGCAAACGGCGAGCCTCGCCCTGGTAATTCCGTTAGGTGTGGGTTTTGTGTCCTTGTACACGGGGTTTGGCCATCACCGCAAAGCGCTTTCGCTGGGCGCTGCGGTGGGGGTGATATTCCTGGTGCTCGACTATTTGTCGTCCGCATCGATACGTTTTGTCGGGTCCGTCCATTTCGAGACGTTTGTGACGCCGTGGGGCGAGAGCTTGCACCGCATCCAGGGCAGTATGGGGTGGCAGGGGTTCAGCCTCTATATGGTTGGCGTGGTGTTCTTTGTTTTTTGCGTGCAGCGCGGCTGGGCGCTTTGGCACAACCACGACCCGCGCGCGCTCTTTTTTAATAGCTACGTGGTGATCCAGTTTGGCTCAGTTGCTTACGGGGTCGTGGTCGATTTTGACCTCGCTGATTCGTTTAAAATCATCGGGTTCGGGTTTTTGGTGTTGGTGCTGCTGGTCACCACCAGCATGATGGTTGAAATTCGCAGTTTGCTGGCCGAGTTGGGGACGTCGAAGAAACAGCTCAACCTGGAGCGCAGCGCGAGCGAAGTATTGAAGGTGAACCAACAGCGGTTGTCACAGGTGGTCGCGCTTTCGCCGCACAGCATCCAGCTGGTTGATACCAACGGCAAGCTGCTGCAACAGAACCGTACCGCCGGTCAGCTTTGGGGGCACACACTGCAACTGGGCGACAACCTGTTCACCCTTGCACCCTGGCGGGCGCTGCGGTTGGTAGAACTGGTTGCGAGCGTCATCAACCGTGGAGAAATGCTGGAGCGGGTACTGGAGGTAGATGCGGAAAGCTTCCGCGAGTGCGACCACAATCGCTGGATCCGCTTTAAAATCTTTCCGGTAGTGGGCCGTTTGGGCCGACGTGACAGTGTGACCTTAATTGCCGAAGATATTACGCGCGAACAGTCGGTGGAAAACACGCTTAAAACGCTGGCCGCAGGCGCGGCGGGAAACGGGGATTTCTTTGAGTTGATCTGTGCTCAGGTGCAGCAGATGTTTCACGCAAAGTGCGTGTTTCTCGCGCAGTACAACCCGGATGACGATGGCGGAAGCTTCGAAACGCTTGCGGCAAACCTCGGTGGTAACCCCATGGAGGATTTTAGCCTGGCAGCGCACACAGGCCTGCTTGAAGAGGTGTTTCAGGGGTACACCGCCAAGATCAACGGTGGTTTGAGCGCGCGTTACCCGGCGGATGCGTTTATTCAGACCTATGAGCTGGAATCCTTTATGGGGATTCCTCTATACGATGACCTGGCTCAGGTAATTGGCTGTATGGCGATTCTAAATGATCGCTCGATGGAGAGCCGTACCGATATTCAACCCATTCTGGCGTTGATTGCCGACCGTATCGCCGCAGAAATGCAGCGTTTGGACGCGGAATCCCGCGTGCGTCGCATGGCGTACGAAGACTATGTCACTCGCCTGCCCAATCGCGCGTCGCTGCACGAGCACCTCGCCAAGGTTGTGCGCGACTGTGCCGCTAACGACTGGGGCGCAACGGCCTTTTTCCTGGATCTCGATCACTTTAAAACCATTAATGAAGCGCTTGGCCACGATGTGGGTGATGAGGTATTGCGTCTGGTCGGGTTGCGGTTGCGCGACCATTTTGCCGATTCCTGTTTTGTTGCGCGCGCCGGTGGCGACGAGTTTGTGCTGGTGCAAACCTCGCAAAGCAGCGACATCAGCGCGCTTTCTATTGATGTGCAGGCAAACAAAGTCATTAACTTGTTATCCAAGCCGATCATGCTAGGTGAGCGCACGATTTCCATTGGCACCAGTGTGGGGGTCATTATGATTCCGAAACACGGCAATACGATTCTGGACATTATGCGACGCGGCGATTCCGCCTTGTTTAAAGCGAAACAAGCCGGGCGCAACTGCTATGCAGTGTACGACCCGCGCATGCAAAAAAGTATTGAAGAGCGCATGCAAGTGGAAAAGGGTTTGCGTATTGCGCTTGAACAAAACCAGTTTGGAATTTTCTACCAACCAAAGGTCGATGCCCGCGGCAAGGTGGTGGGGGCAGAAGGCTTGGTGCGCTGGAGCCATCCAGAGCATGGTTTTATCTCACCGTCTGTATTTATCCCGGTAGCGGAAGAAACCGGGCTGATCCACCTTATAGGCGAGTGGATTATGGAAGCCATCGCCGGTGATCTGGTGCGATGGCAAGACATGAAAATTGAACCATTCGGTGATATCGCGATTAACATCTCCGCATGGCAATTTGGCCGCGCGGATTTTATTGAAAAAACCCTGGCCGGTATTCGGCTCAATAATATCCGCGTGGAACAGCTTTCCATCGAAGTTACCGAAACGGCAATTTTGGGTGATATGGGCACCACGCGGGTTAAGCTGAATCAACTGCGCAACGCGGGTATTTCTGTAATGCTGGACGATTTTGGCACTGGCTATTCGTCGCTCGCGTACCTGAAAGATCTCCCTCTGGATGGGTTTAAAATTGACCGGACCTTTGTCGAAGGTTTGGGTGACGCCCAGGCGGAACCCCTGGTGCGATCAATGTTGTCGATTGGTAAGCATATGCGACTGAAAGTTGTCGCAGAAGGCGTGGAGAGTAAGGAACAGTTTGATAAACTCAAAGCTATGGGATGTAACCTGTTCCAAGGCTATTTGTTCGCCAAACCCATGCCCGTCGATGAATTTTTGATGTGGGTAAAAAATAATTTAGAGGAGCATCGCTATGAGTGA
- a CDS encoding DUF3144 domain-containing protein, which yields MSELSAEETQFWDAVDAFIDTANREADNTDPGIISSAILYAAARFSAFYVASFAESRKDFLEDSEETIRHYSEEFLKLMQENIADYGENFKVYMREDDEPQA from the coding sequence ATGAGTGAGCTAAGCGCTGAAGAGACCCAGTTCTGGGATGCCGTTGATGCATTTATCGATACGGCCAACCGCGAGGCAGATAACACAGACCCGGGAATTATCAGCTCGGCCATTCTTTATGCCGCTGCGCGCTTTAGTGCATTTTATGTGGCGAGCTTTGCAGAGTCGCGTAAGGATTTTCTCGAGGACAGCGAAGAAACCATTCGCCACTACTCCGAAGAATTTCTTAAACTCATGCAGGAAAATATCGCCGATTACGGAGAAAACTTTAAAGTGTATATGCGTGAGGATGACGAGCCGCAGGCGTAA
- a CDS encoding YoaK family protein gives MISTLPRWIEFGAFVLALVAGCVNAIGLLSFEHQAVSHVSGTATLLGVQLSLWHLATSVQLLGVLLAFMVGAAISGVLLHGAKLQLGRHYDTALIIEAILLLAALLLLSADIYAGVFLASIACGLQNALATTFSGAVVRTTHLTGIFTDLGIMLGGVLRGERLDRRKAKLFSLIIVGFIAGGMVGAYLHRKLQFLALLFPAVVCLVLALLYRLQLRKPGPKKANSQ, from the coding sequence GTGATTTCAACCCTGCCCCGTTGGATTGAGTTTGGTGCGTTTGTGCTCGCGCTGGTGGCAGGTTGTGTGAATGCAATCGGGTTGTTGAGCTTTGAGCACCAGGCGGTTTCCCATGTATCCGGCACGGCGACCTTGTTAGGGGTTCAGCTCAGTCTGTGGCATTTGGCAACAAGTGTTCAGCTCTTAGGTGTGCTGCTGGCATTTATGGTGGGTGCAGCAATTTCTGGTGTATTGTTGCACGGCGCGAAGCTTCAGCTCGGGCGCCATTACGACACCGCCTTGATTATCGAAGCCATATTATTACTTGCAGCACTACTGCTGTTATCGGCAGATATTTATGCAGGTGTCTTTTTAGCGTCTATTGCCTGCGGCTTGCAAAATGCGCTGGCCACAACATTTAGCGGTGCGGTGGTAAGAACCACGCATCTAACCGGTATTTTCACCGATCTGGGAATTATGCTCGGCGGTGTTTTGCGCGGTGAGCGGTTAGACAGGCGCAAAGCGAAACTCTTCAGCCTCATTATTGTGGGCTTTATTGCAGGTGGTATGGTGGGCGCGTATTTGCATCGCAAGCTGCAATTTCTTGCGCTGTTATTTCCCGCTGTTGTCTGTCTGGTGCTGGCGTTACTCTATCGCCTGCAATTACGAAAACCCGGCCCCAAAAAAGCGAATAGCCAATAA
- a CDS encoding aminotransferase class I/II-fold pyridoxal phosphate-dependent enzyme: MELNSASKEQLAQWEQDLAAEYQAIKAKQLNLDLTRGKPSSEQLSLSDAMDGILNGDYKTADGTDARNYGGLDGIAEARAIGAEILSAPIENIIAGGNSSLTLMHQAMSVAYFFGLNGADSAWSKESTIKFLCPVPGYDRHFSVCEHLGIEMVTVPMTANGPDMDVVEKLVAEDHAIKGMWCVPKYSNPTGVVYSDETVQRIAALGKVAAANFRVFWDNAYGVHDLSAEPAALASLFDACKAAGTEDSVLQFASTSKITFAGAGVAFMAASSANLAGFKKSLGYMTIGPDKINQLRHAKFFAAPGSLKAHMEKHAAIIKPRFASVLSHLEEAFGDNDLGQWESADGGYFISFDTRPGLAKEVVKLAGDAGVKLTPAGATFPYGNDPQDANIRIAPTVPTVDQVDEAMKVFVTCVKLASVRQALAA; encoded by the coding sequence TTGGAACTCAACAGCGCATCCAAAGAACAGCTCGCCCAATGGGAACAAGATCTGGCTGCCGAATATCAGGCGATTAAGGCCAAGCAGTTGAATCTGGATCTCACCCGAGGCAAACCCTCTTCCGAACAGCTCAGCCTCTCGGATGCAATGGACGGTATTTTGAACGGTGACTACAAAACGGCTGACGGCACCGACGCCCGTAATTATGGCGGCCTTGATGGCATTGCCGAAGCGCGCGCAATTGGCGCCGAGATTCTCTCCGCGCCCATCGAAAATATCATTGCCGGCGGTAATAGCAGCTTAACGCTGATGCACCAAGCAATGTCTGTGGCTTACTTCTTTGGTCTGAATGGCGCAGATTCCGCTTGGAGTAAAGAGAGCACCATAAAGTTCCTTTGCCCGGTGCCCGGATATGACCGCCACTTTTCCGTGTGTGAGCACCTCGGTATCGAAATGGTGACCGTGCCAATGACCGCGAACGGCCCGGATATGGACGTGGTAGAAAAGCTGGTGGCAGAGGATCACGCCATCAAGGGAATGTGGTGCGTGCCCAAGTACTCCAACCCCACCGGCGTGGTATACAGCGATGAGACAGTGCAGCGCATCGCCGCTTTAGGCAAGGTCGCAGCGGCAAACTTCCGCGTATTCTGGGACAACGCTTATGGTGTCCACGACCTTTCCGCAGAACCCGCAGCACTTGCCAGCCTGTTTGACGCATGCAAAGCTGCGGGCACCGAAGACAGCGTGCTCCAGTTTGCGTCTACCTCAAAGATCACTTTCGCCGGTGCCGGTGTTGCGTTTATGGCTGCCAGTTCGGCTAATCTCGCGGGCTTTAAAAAATCCCTGGGCTATATGACCATTGGTCCGGACAAAATCAATCAGCTGCGCCACGCTAAGTTTTTCGCAGCACCTGGTTCACTGAAGGCCCATATGGAAAAGCACGCGGCAATTATTAAACCGCGTTTTGCGAGTGTTTTATCACACCTGGAAGAAGCCTTCGGCGACAACGACCTAGGTCAGTGGGAGTCTGCTGATGGCGGTTACTTTATCTCTTTCGATACCCGCCCCGGGCTCGCAAAAGAAGTGGTAAAACTGGCTGGTGACGCTGGCGTAAAACTGACACCCGCCGGCGCGACTTTCCCGTATGGCAACGACCCGCAAGATGCCAATATTCGTATCGCCCCAACTGTTCCGACAGTTGATCAGGTAGACGAGGCCATGAAAGTGTTCGTCACCTGTGTAAAACTCGCCTCTGTGCGGCAGGCGCTGGCGGCATAA